A stretch of the Methanobacterium veterum genome encodes the following:
- the rqcH gene encoding ribosome rescue protein RqcH: MKNMSNVDVYAVCHELRDLLKGARVDKAYQPTKDTVLIRFHVAGKGRVDIVFQAGRRIHMTQYPLPNPKIPPNFPMLLRKYIKGATVEDIRQYNFDRIVELHVAKEKKFTLVIELFAKGNIILLDEEGKIILPLKRKLWSDRKISSKEEYKYPPKRGINPLEVKKEELEAVFRNSDSDVIRTLARSGLGGIYSEEILLRSNVQKDLPAAEISNSDLDSIYNSIYGLFEPLRTSNFHPQIVSDGKEDVLPLDLKIYENYKKEAFETYNDAADEFFSSEVRETIKNEYEDVWGAEVKKFEKRLKIQEETLDKFHKTIKVSKKRGDLLYANYGKIQSILDIIKDAREKYSWNEIASKLKTARKQGLAGADIIESLDKLGNLTLKIEDEVINIDAKVEIPENAEVYYEKAKKAKRKITGVNIAIEKTKKEIEKAKNKKEIEMERVTLPQKRVKKELKWFEKLRWFLSSDGFLVIGGRDANSNEIVVKKYMENNDVYFHSDIHGAPSVIIKSQGKEIPETTLNEAASFAASFSSAWTKGFGSQDVYWVHPDQVSKTPQSGEFVKKGAFIIRGTRNYVRAATLLIAVGVVDYEGERLMAGPLDAVKKYTDNYVIIKPGYTKKEALSREIRHKLDQEHIVTMDDLVRVLPSGKADIVDERDLRRR; encoded by the coding sequence ATGAAAAATATGTCTAATGTAGATGTTTACGCTGTTTGTCATGAATTAAGAGATTTATTAAAAGGTGCAAGAGTTGATAAGGCATATCAACCTACAAAGGATACCGTTTTAATAAGATTTCACGTAGCGGGTAAAGGAAGGGTTGATATAGTCTTCCAGGCAGGAAGAAGAATTCATATGACTCAGTATCCACTACCTAACCCTAAAATACCTCCGAACTTTCCAATGCTCCTTCGAAAATATATCAAAGGGGCCACTGTGGAAGATATAAGGCAGTACAATTTTGATAGAATTGTAGAACTGCATGTAGCTAAAGAGAAGAAATTTACTTTAGTAATTGAGCTGTTTGCTAAGGGTAACATAATACTCCTTGATGAAGAAGGAAAGATTATTTTACCACTTAAACGTAAACTGTGGAGCGATAGGAAAATATCATCTAAAGAAGAGTACAAATACCCCCCAAAACGAGGTATAAATCCTTTAGAAGTCAAGAAAGAAGAACTGGAGGCTGTATTTAGAAATTCTGACTCTGATGTTATAAGAACTCTTGCAAGAAGTGGATTGGGTGGTATCTACTCTGAAGAAATACTGCTCAGATCTAACGTTCAAAAAGATTTACCTGCTGCAGAAATTTCAAATAGCGACCTTGATTCAATTTATAACTCAATATATGGGCTTTTTGAGCCACTTAGGACATCTAACTTCCATCCACAAATAGTGTCTGATGGAAAGGAAGATGTACTGCCTCTTGACCTTAAAATTTATGAGAATTATAAAAAAGAGGCGTTTGAAACATACAATGATGCAGCAGACGAATTTTTCAGTAGTGAAGTAAGGGAAACCATTAAGAATGAATATGAAGATGTATGGGGAGCTGAAGTCAAGAAGTTTGAGAAACGGCTGAAAATACAGGAAGAAACTTTAGATAAATTCCATAAAACAATTAAGGTGTCCAAAAAGAGAGGGGATTTATTGTATGCTAATTATGGGAAAATTCAAAGCATTCTTGATATTATAAAAGATGCTAGGGAAAAGTATTCCTGGAATGAAATAGCTTCAAAGCTTAAAACAGCTCGAAAACAGGGTTTAGCGGGTGCGGATATAATTGAATCTCTGGATAAGCTTGGAAATCTTACCTTAAAAATTGAAGATGAAGTTATAAACATAGATGCCAAAGTTGAAATCCCTGAAAACGCTGAAGTTTATTATGAAAAGGCTAAAAAGGCTAAACGGAAAATAACTGGGGTTAATATTGCAATCGAAAAGACAAAAAAAGAAATTGAAAAGGCAAAAAATAAAAAAGAAATAGAAATGGAAAGGGTTACTTTGCCTCAAAAAAGGGTTAAAAAAGAGCTTAAATGGTTTGAAAAGCTGCGGTGGTTCCTTTCTTCAGACGGCTTTTTAGTAATTGGGGGAAGAGACGCAAACTCCAATGAGATAGTGGTAAAAAAATATATGGAAAATAATGATGTTTATTTCCACTCAGATATCCATGGAGCACCATCGGTTATAATAAAAAGCCAGGGTAAAGAAATACCTGAAACAACTTTAAATGAAGCAGCTTCATTTGCAGCATCATTTTCAAGTGCATGGACAAAAGGATTTGGGTCGCAGGATGTGTACTGGGTCCATCCAGATCAGGTTTCAAAGACCCCTCAATCTGGTGAATTTGTTAAAAAGGGCGCATTTATAATTAGGGGGACTAGAAATTACGTACGGGCAGCAACACTTTTAATAGCGGTTGGAGTCGTTGATTATGAAGGTGAAAGACTGATGGCAGGCCCTTTAGACGCTGTAAAGAAATATACAGATAATTATGTAATTATAAAACCAGGTTATACTAAAAAAGAAGCATTATCAAGGGAAATAAGGCACAAACTTGATCAAGAGCATATTGTTACTATGGATGATCTCGTAAGGGTTTTACCTTCTGGAAAAGCAGATATTGTTGATGAGAGGGATCTTAGACGGAGGTAA
- a CDS encoding Zn-ribbon domain-containing protein → MHLCIKCGALFKGKPEDILKGCPECGSHFFEYYKDETETAKKEKPQGESIETVMVHDHGIYELDLPTLLEDDSIIVSDEEGIYVVDINFLFKKKMNDKDNL, encoded by the coding sequence GTGCATCTATGCATTAAATGCGGAGCTCTATTTAAAGGAAAACCAGAAGATATTCTTAAAGGGTGCCCTGAATGCGGCAGCCATTTTTTTGAATATTATAAGGATGAAACAGAAACTGCAAAAAAAGAAAAACCTCAAGGAGAATCCATTGAAACTGTAATGGTTCATGACCACGGGATTTATGAATTAGATCTCCCTACTCTTTTAGAAGATGATTCTATAATTGTTTCAGACGAAGAAGGAATATATGTAGTTGATATTAACTTTTTATTTAAAAAAAAGATGAATGATAAGGATAATCTTTAA
- a CDS encoding EMC6-like membrane protein produces the protein MDTDGKVASIHTVGGIIAGYLSYILSSGVIFKNEAIAVIAALVILYILGQLSERLFGKEEVNGLSGWLWSGIVPFFFIWIMVWVIFANLQ, from the coding sequence ATGGACACAGATGGAAAAGTAGCTTCCATTCACACAGTTGGAGGAATAATAGCAGGTTACCTCTCATATATATTAAGCAGCGGAGTAATATTTAAAAATGAAGCAATAGCAGTTATAGCAGCTTTAGTCATCCTTTACATATTAGGCCAGCTTTCAGAAAGACTATTCGGAAAAGAAGAAGTTAATGGGCTCAGTGGATGGCTTTGGAGCGGCATAGTTCCTTTCTTCTTCATATGGATCATGGTATGGGTTATATTCGCAAATCTCCAGTAA